The following are from one region of the Paenibacillus sp. KS-LC4 genome:
- a CDS encoding DoxX family membrane protein, with protein MLYKWLRENRIAAGALLLLRLYVGYHWLESGWGKLTGGGFDTAGFLKNAVENPVADRATGLAVYPTYTAFIENFALPNAKLFNFIIPLGEFLVGLGLIVGALTTAAVFFGLLMNFMFLFAGTISVNPWMVLLGVIIIVGGANAGKYGLDYYVLPLLRKWYQRLVHHKNDGESTGLKPSAR; from the coding sequence ATGTTATACAAATGGCTGAGAGAAAATCGAATTGCGGCAGGTGCGCTGTTGCTGCTTAGACTATATGTCGGGTATCACTGGCTGGAATCGGGCTGGGGCAAGCTGACAGGCGGGGGCTTCGATACGGCAGGATTTTTGAAAAATGCAGTTGAAAATCCAGTAGCTGACCGGGCAACAGGCCTCGCTGTCTATCCAACGTATACTGCATTTATAGAGAATTTCGCACTGCCTAATGCAAAGCTGTTCAATTTTATTATCCCGCTTGGTGAATTTCTTGTAGGGTTAGGACTCATCGTTGGTGCACTGACGACAGCAGCTGTATTTTTCGGGCTTCTCATGAACTTTATGTTCCTCTTCGCTGGAACGATCTCGGTTAACCCATGGATGGTGCTGCTCGGTGTCATTATCATCGTCGGTGGCGCGAATGCTGGCAAATATGGTCTTGACTACTACGTGTTGCCTCTGTTGCGGAAATGGTATCAACGACTTGTTCATCACAAAAATGACGGAGAAAGCACAGGACTGAAGCCCTCGGCGAGATGA
- a CDS encoding DoxX family membrane protein, which translates to MVLTWMKESRIAAGIFMFLRLYIGTKWLLAGWSKLTGEGFSSAGFIANAVEKPIMDNATGQLVYPVYTGFLENFALPNVGLFNLIIPIGEFLVGLGLIVGAFTTTAVLFGLLMNFMYLFAGAISINPWMVLLGGIILIGGANAGKFGLDYFILPYLKTIYQRIAGKSLRDGESPFKPTPG; encoded by the coding sequence ATGGTATTAACATGGATGAAGGAGAGCCGGATTGCGGCGGGTATTTTTATGTTTCTTCGCTTGTATATTGGGACAAAGTGGCTTTTGGCGGGCTGGAGCAAGCTGACTGGAGAAGGTTTTAGCTCGGCGGGCTTTATAGCGAATGCTGTCGAAAAACCGATTATGGATAATGCGACAGGCCAGCTTGTTTATCCAGTATACACGGGATTTTTGGAGAATTTCGCCTTGCCCAACGTAGGCCTATTTAATCTGATTATTCCCATTGGTGAATTTCTTGTGGGCCTGGGACTAATTGTAGGCGCATTTACTACAACGGCCGTATTGTTCGGATTGCTCATGAATTTCATGTATTTATTTGCAGGCGCTATATCCATCAATCCTTGGATGGTGCTGCTCGGTGGCATTATTCTAATTGGAGGAGCCAATGCGGGCAAGTTCGGGCTGGATTATTTCATTTTGCCCTATTTGAAAACTATCTATCAGCGTATCGCTGGGAAAAGCTTGAGAGATGGAGAAAGTCCGTTTAAGCCGACACCAGGCTAG
- a CDS encoding tyrosine-type recombinase/integrase — protein sequence MWQHEIMDTYTQELELFSVWMKNKGMTAATQRAYLSDTRHFLHMVHPKALDQVGKLDMVRFMSACREKGAGDEARNRKLSSLRSFYKALIELEALRVNPAALIAKSKQEKGRIPVYLEEGELEQLVAAIGGKYYERNLAIMLLMCYAGLRVGEVHRLDMQHFHSDGSLHILGKGRKWRVVPLPEPLQEVLRRAIEVRKTPGHLKEQAMFVSQFGRRLSIRMIQTVADDTIGLMKKKLPELEGKKLSSHKLRHSFATLQIRSGTDIRTLQELMGHASIATTQIYTHIDNKQLQNAMNNIADKMKIGSRKA from the coding sequence ATGTGGCAGCATGAAATTATGGATACGTACACGCAGGAGTTGGAGCTGTTCTCCGTTTGGATGAAAAACAAAGGGATGACGGCAGCGACGCAGCGGGCGTACTTAAGTGACACACGGCATTTTTTACATATGGTACATCCGAAGGCGCTTGATCAGGTTGGGAAATTAGACATGGTGCGATTTATGTCGGCATGTCGTGAAAAAGGGGCAGGGGATGAAGCGCGCAATCGCAAGCTCTCCTCCTTGCGTTCCTTTTATAAGGCGCTAATCGAGCTGGAGGCTCTCAGAGTTAATCCAGCTGCACTTATTGCCAAGTCAAAGCAAGAGAAGGGGCGCATCCCTGTCTATTTGGAGGAGGGTGAGCTGGAGCAGCTTGTTGCTGCGATTGGCGGAAAATATTATGAGCGTAATCTCGCGATTATGCTGCTCATGTGCTATGCGGGGCTGCGGGTTGGTGAGGTGCATCGACTGGACATGCAGCATTTTCACTCCGACGGCTCCCTACATATTTTAGGAAAAGGGCGGAAATGGCGAGTTGTCCCGCTGCCAGAGCCGTTACAGGAGGTGCTTCGCCGGGCGATAGAGGTGCGAAAAACACCAGGGCACCTGAAGGAACAGGCGATGTTCGTCTCGCAATTTGGCAGGCGGCTGTCTATTCGCATGATTCAGACCGTTGCGGATGACACGATTGGACTGATGAAGAAAAAGCTGCCCGAGCTTGAGGGCAAAAAGCTTTCCAGTCATAAGCTAAGACATTCCTTTGCGACACTGCAAATTCGCAGCGGTACGGATATTCGTACGTTGCAGGAGCTTATGGGTCATGCGAGTATAGCGACGACGCAAATTTATACGCATATAGACAATAAACAACTGCAAAATGCGATGAATAATATTGCGGATAAAATGAAGATTGGCAGCAGAAAAGCTTAG
- a CDS encoding Ger(x)C family spore germination protein, with protein sequence MHISHIVKRSLLIAVCAVVLPLQTGCWSKDEIEDQSIYVGMGLDPASETELEKKLRSMGSDYLKRKLLTYTLQIINVQSESQHSGGQAPTSQKPYYNISETGDSMFQLIREFATRMERPVIGHHLKVIVINEKLLRKYSMNELLDFFLRDNDIRPSCLVLISKGSARSSLVAKDKAIIPSFRLAGLVDNRYRSLNILEPMTLSKLEGKMYGEQSYLLQNIIAAEGEVKFSGGAVIKGKTQKIQGLLTEEETTGCVWLTGKGEGGLVKSYYEDSHQPIVYEVKSMKSDIDAKVAGDQISFHISIKSQGRLIEEWLNNNEPIDPAFKKQAEEGAQKEVRRLTDKALKKVQQKYGTDVLGLGKQFSIQHPRMWEKIKGRWEELFPEIPITVSIEMEITEYGGKITR encoded by the coding sequence ATGCATATTAGCCATATAGTCAAGCGCTCGCTTCTGATTGCGGTTTGTGCAGTCGTTTTGCCCCTGCAAACGGGCTGCTGGAGCAAGGATGAGATTGAGGATCAGAGCATCTATGTCGGTATGGGGCTAGATCCAGCGAGTGAGACAGAGCTTGAGAAAAAATTACGCAGCATGGGAAGCGACTACCTCAAACGCAAGCTGCTCACGTATACGCTGCAAATTATAAATGTACAATCTGAGAGCCAGCATAGCGGGGGACAGGCTCCGACATCGCAAAAGCCCTATTACAATATTTCTGAGACGGGAGACTCTATGTTTCAGCTCATTCGGGAGTTTGCGACGCGCATGGAGCGACCGGTTATAGGTCATCATTTAAAGGTCATTGTCATTAATGAGAAGCTTTTGCGAAAATATAGCATGAATGAGCTGCTTGATTTTTTTCTGCGAGACAATGATATTCGGCCAAGCTGTCTCGTCCTGATCAGTAAAGGGAGTGCACGCAGCTCATTGGTCGCGAAGGACAAAGCTATTATTCCATCCTTTCGGCTTGCGGGACTTGTGGATAATCGTTATCGCTCCTTGAATATTTTAGAGCCGATGACATTATCAAAGCTGGAGGGCAAGATGTATGGCGAGCAAAGCTACTTACTGCAAAATATTATTGCCGCAGAGGGGGAGGTCAAATTTTCCGGTGGAGCCGTTATTAAAGGCAAAACGCAAAAAATACAAGGTCTTTTGACCGAAGAGGAAACAACGGGTTGTGTTTGGCTAACGGGAAAGGGAGAAGGCGGATTAGTTAAAAGCTATTATGAGGACAGCCATCAGCCGATCGTTTATGAGGTCAAAAGCATGAAGAGCGACATTGATGCCAAAGTAGCAGGAGACCAAATTTCCTTTCACATTAGCATAAAGTCACAGGGACGGCTGATCGAGGAATGGTTGAACAATAATGAACCGATAGATCCGGCCTTCAAGAAGCAGGCAGAGGAAGGTGCTCAGAAAGAGGTGCGAAGGCTGACGGACAAAGCATTGAAAAAGGTTCAGCAGAAATATGGAACGGATGTGCTTGGCCTCGGCAAGCAGTTTAGCATTCAGCATCCTCGCATGTGGGAGAAGATAAAGGGCCGTTGGGAGGAGCTGTTTCCCGAAATTCCAATAACGGTAAGCATCGAAATGGAAATAACCGAATATGGGGGTAAAATCACGCGTTAA
- a CDS encoding spore germination protein yields the protein MSGNPQAKGGLPQAKLTTIQVAVIISNFMLGSGILTLPRVAAEKVGTPDAWISVLFGGIVAIVAGGIMALLSQAYPGQTFYEYSRKIMGAWLGHLLGPIIILYFAATAAFQVRSLTEVSGFILLEGTPRWAMASVFMWVGLYLMLGGIGAIARLFELILPLTIFIYLLVTLMGFTIFDLDNLRPVLGQGIWPVLKGVQTTSLAFTGFEVILMLTANMTNPRQNIKAVTIGIAVPLVIYIVTVFMVIGALSVDGTLTRNWPTLDLARSFELSGLIFERFEFLLLLIWIMQIFSSFTTAFYFSALGIAQLYNRKMKTCLYGLLPFVYIFVAVPKKLDDVFTLGDWIGKVALYLFGVVPIILLMVTKWRSSKHAY from the coding sequence ATGAGCGGGAACCCACAGGCCAAAGGCGGCCTTCCCCAAGCGAAACTCACGACCATTCAGGTCGCGGTTATTATATCCAACTTCATGCTTGGCTCCGGCATTTTAACACTCCCCCGAGTAGCAGCGGAAAAGGTGGGAACGCCGGACGCCTGGATATCGGTGTTGTTTGGCGGCATTGTAGCGATTGTGGCAGGGGGCATAATGGCGCTTTTATCGCAAGCCTATCCCGGACAAACCTTTTATGAATACAGCCGAAAAATAATGGGGGCGTGGCTGGGACATTTACTAGGTCCCATTATCATTTTATATTTTGCCGCGACTGCCGCGTTCCAAGTTCGTTCATTAACCGAGGTTTCTGGCTTTATATTATTAGAGGGCACGCCTCGATGGGCGATGGCCTCTGTATTTATGTGGGTGGGGCTGTATTTAATGCTGGGTGGAATTGGGGCTATTGCCCGCCTCTTTGAATTGATTTTACCACTGACTATTTTCATTTATTTACTCGTAACCTTAATGGGGTTCACCATATTTGATTTGGATAATTTGCGTCCTGTATTAGGACAGGGAATTTGGCCTGTTCTTAAAGGGGTTCAGACGACCTCACTCGCCTTTACTGGTTTTGAGGTCATTCTTATGTTAACAGCTAATATGACAAATCCACGTCAAAATATTAAAGCGGTGACTATAGGAATAGCGGTTCCGCTCGTCATTTATATTGTGACTGTTTTTATGGTCATTGGCGCGTTGTCCGTAGATGGCACCTTAACGAGAAACTGGCCGACCCTTGATCTGGCTCGAAGCTTCGAATTGTCGGGGCTCATTTTTGAACGCTTTGAATTTTTGCTGCTGCTTATTTGGATTATGCAAATTTTCTCTAGCTTCACTACCGCTTTTTATTTTTCAGCTTTGGGCATTGCCCAGCTTTATAATCGCAAAATGAAAACATGCCTGTATGGGCTGCTTCCATTTGTTTATATATTCGTGGCCGTTCCGAAAAAGCTAGACGACGTATTTACATTAGGAGATTGGATTGGAAAAGTCGCGCTGTATTTGTTTGGGGTCGTTCCGATTATTTTATTGATGGTGACGAAATGGAGGTCGAGCAAGCATGCATATTAG